The region GACCTTATGAGGTTCCTGAAGAGGAAGAGGATGAAGCTGAAGAGATAGATTACTACACAGGAGCTCATATACCAGGTGCGATCCCATTTCCCGATTGTGATGAGTCAAAAACACCTGAAGAGGCTCTTGAGCAGATAAATCCTTATCTTCCAACTGTTATAGTCTCAAGAGATGGAGATCCTGAAATATTCAAGAGATGTGCCCAGAAGTTCTCTATAGCCCAGAATTTAGCAGGAGGTATAGCAGCCTGGGATGATGAAGGATATCCTGAGGATGAAGGAGAGTACGAACCACCTAAAGCCGGTGGCGGCGGTGGATGTCTATAAAAAAGAAGATAAAAAGGAGGTAAGATATATGGCTTTGACAAGAAGGGAGTTTCTAAAAGCCCTGAGCATAACAGGAGCTGGAATCTCAGTTGGTGGAAATGCAGCTTTCGCTAAGGATGCCATGATTGTAGAAGATCCAAGAGCTTCATACCCTAACAGCTCCTTTACAGAAAGTATGTACAGAAAAGAGTTC is a window of Persephonella marina EX-H1 DNA encoding:
- a CDS encoding rhodanese-like domain-containing protein, producing MNPKIERIIYISIIAILSIVLLGYGKKEIELQKQIPLTAEELYKKLSNPKVTIQIIDVRPYEVPEEEEDEAEEIDYYTGAHIPGAIPFPDCDESKTPEEALEQINPYLPTVIVSRDGDPEIFKRCAQKFSIAQNLAGGIAAWDDEGYPEDEGEYEPPKAGGGGGCL